A window of the Isosphaera pallida ATCC 43644 genome harbors these coding sequences:
- the queC gene encoding 7-cyano-7-deazaguanine synthase QueC has translation MSDGASGKSLPSKRLDVPVVVLLSGGLDSTTVLAEAVSKYSMPHALTIHYGQRHQIEREAARRVARAFNVVRHVELEVDLRAFGRSALTDDLEVPKDRSDTEIARGIPITYVPARNTIFLSLALAFAESIGSTDLFVGVNCVDYSGYPDCRPEYLRAFEALANLATKVGVEGTGRFRVHAPFLHATKADIIRRGLELGVDYSLTHSCYDPDDQGRACGRCDSCRLRLAAFRQVGRPDPAPYQPGAV, from the coding sequence ATGAGTGATGGAGCCAGCGGGAAGTCCCTTCCATCCAAGCGTCTGGACGTTCCAGTGGTGGTGCTGCTAAGCGGGGGGTTAGATTCGACCACGGTTCTAGCCGAGGCGGTCTCCAAGTATTCCATGCCTCATGCCCTGACGATTCATTACGGCCAACGTCACCAAATTGAACGCGAAGCCGCTCGAAGGGTGGCTCGCGCCTTCAACGTTGTGCGGCATGTCGAGCTCGAAGTGGATCTTCGAGCCTTTGGTCGAAGCGCATTGACCGACGACCTGGAGGTCCCCAAAGACCGTTCCGACACCGAAATCGCCCGAGGGATTCCAATCACCTATGTTCCCGCCCGCAACACCATCTTCCTCTCCTTGGCGCTGGCGTTCGCCGAGTCGATCGGCTCGACTGACCTGTTTGTGGGGGTCAACTGCGTGGACTATTCCGGCTATCCCGACTGTCGCCCCGAGTATCTCCGAGCGTTCGAGGCGCTGGCTAACCTCGCTACCAAGGTCGGCGTCGAAGGCACGGGACGATTCCGCGTCCACGCCCCCTTCCTCCACGCCACCAAGGCCGACATCATCCGCCGGGGTCTGGAGTTGGGGGTCGATTACAGCTTGACTCACAGTTGCTACGACCCCGACGACCAAGGCCGCGCGTGTGGTCGTTGCGACTCCTGTCGCTTGCGTCTGGCCGCCTTTCGGCAGGTAGGCCGACCTGATCCCGCCCCTTACCAACCCGGCGCAGTGTGA
- a CDS encoding spermine synthase, translating into MTPIKIRRRDETTRPAGLLPSGRRAAEAEMTRGVDQVGIKSPPGMIKGDASQPQPPPRPRVRLAWAAGTLLGLELACIRWFGATVPFLTFFTNLVLMACVLGMSVGLMAARGTRDWSRWSLPALVAAMLLAVWSQGEFQAQRWSVEVGSNASNPQHVYFGAEDQAKAGAGQSVPEIPIELAAAVVFALLALAFAGPGRVMGLAFAAIPNRLAAYTADLLGSLAGILLFTLLSALGTSPVVWFAVFGGAWLKLAQPSKPESSLRSLRGWIQPALLAAVLGLAAYGSHAQKQPGALVAWSPYYRVELHPDTGLIKTNNIGHQTMENIQAAGQRYSLPYLLRRDAGAGGPGRVLIIGGGSGNDVAAALEMGAQAVDVVEIDRVLLGVGRDHHPNRPYDDPRVRVVVDDGRGFLKRSQERYDTIVFALVDSLALHSSYSNLRLESYLFTLESFREARQRLQPDGLLVMSNFFRQGWIISRLDGMIRQTFDGQDPLILSLPHQEEIPEGSQVGFFTIILAGGAAQAIAERFERDGSFWSTPNLPIQKQLNGFGPTPPKTDQVGPGGWTRVAPSRLVGRTTQRAATDDWPFLYLRDASIPWLNLRGMALVALLSLGVAALVAPQTLFGPAPTSSDPPPRSHPHQTNPARSRFNPGLDGRMFFLGAGFMLLETKGVVQLALVFGSTWLVNSIVFAAVLVMVLAANLLAMRLRGDSASAHADTSADLKRGPALGGWYVGLFAALGLNLIIPTSAFLSLADPWRTLAACAVVFGPILFAGVVFSLCFARSTQPETDFGSNVAGIVLGGLTENASLLIGFDGLIALAALFYALSAFLGARADQRRRRARLRAAAIHDPVLSSSRRQ; encoded by the coding sequence ATGACGCCGATTAAGATTCGGCGTAGGGACGAGACGACCCGGCCCGCCGGCTTGCTCCCGTCCGGTCGTCGAGCCGCCGAAGCTGAGATGACGCGAGGAGTCGATCAAGTGGGCATAAAGTCGCCGCCGGGAATGATCAAAGGGGACGCCTCCCAACCCCAACCCCCCCCCAGGCCGCGGGTGCGCTTGGCGTGGGCCGCGGGCACCTTGCTCGGCCTGGAGTTGGCCTGCATCCGTTGGTTCGGCGCGACCGTCCCTTTCTTGACCTTCTTCACCAACCTGGTGTTGATGGCCTGCGTTCTGGGGATGTCAGTTGGCCTCATGGCCGCGCGGGGAACACGCGACTGGTCGCGCTGGAGCCTGCCAGCGCTGGTCGCGGCGATGCTGTTGGCGGTCTGGAGCCAGGGGGAATTCCAGGCCCAACGCTGGTCGGTGGAGGTCGGTTCCAATGCGTCCAATCCCCAACATGTCTATTTCGGCGCTGAAGACCAGGCCAAGGCGGGCGCGGGCCAATCGGTTCCCGAGATTCCCATCGAACTGGCTGCCGCGGTCGTCTTCGCGCTGCTGGCGCTGGCCTTCGCTGGGCCGGGCCGCGTGATGGGCCTGGCCTTCGCTGCCATCCCCAACCGCCTAGCCGCCTACACCGCCGACCTGCTGGGCTCGCTGGCCGGCATCCTGCTCTTTACCCTGCTGAGCGCTCTGGGGACCTCGCCGGTCGTCTGGTTCGCCGTCTTCGGCGGAGCCTGGCTCAAACTGGCCCAGCCCTCCAAGCCCGAAAGCTCCCTCCGTTCGCTTCGGGGATGGATCCAGCCTGCGCTGCTGGCCGCAGTCCTGGGGCTGGCCGCCTACGGGTCACACGCCCAAAAGCAACCTGGTGCCCTCGTTGCCTGGTCCCCCTACTACCGCGTCGAACTCCACCCCGACACCGGACTCATCAAAACCAACAACATTGGCCATCAGACGATGGAAAACATCCAAGCTGCCGGTCAACGCTACTCGCTGCCCTACCTTCTAAGACGCGACGCAGGCGCGGGCGGGCCGGGCCGGGTCCTCATTATCGGCGGAGGCTCAGGCAACGACGTGGCCGCCGCCTTGGAAATGGGAGCCCAAGCCGTCGATGTCGTCGAGATCGACCGCGTGCTGCTGGGCGTGGGACGCGATCATCACCCCAATCGCCCCTACGACGATCCCCGCGTTCGCGTTGTGGTGGACGATGGCCGTGGCTTCCTCAAGCGTTCCCAAGAACGCTACGACACCATCGTCTTTGCCCTAGTCGATTCCCTCGCGCTCCATTCGAGCTACTCCAACCTGCGCCTAGAAAGCTATCTCTTCACCCTCGAATCCTTCCGCGAAGCCCGCCAGCGCCTCCAGCCCGACGGCCTGCTGGTCATGTCCAACTTCTTCCGTCAAGGTTGGATCATCTCCCGACTCGACGGCATGATCCGCCAAACGTTCGACGGCCAGGACCCGCTGATCCTCTCGCTACCCCACCAGGAGGAAATCCCCGAGGGCAGCCAGGTTGGATTCTTCACCATCATTCTGGCCGGAGGCGCGGCCCAGGCTATCGCCGAGCGCTTCGAGCGGGACGGCTCGTTCTGGTCCACCCCCAATCTCCCCATCCAAAAGCAACTCAACGGCTTTGGCCCCACCCCCCCTAAGACCGACCAGGTAGGACCGGGTGGCTGGACCCGCGTGGCACCCTCCCGTTTGGTCGGACGCACCACCCAACGCGCCGCCACGGACGACTGGCCCTTCCTCTACCTCCGCGACGCCTCCATCCCTTGGCTCAACCTACGCGGTATGGCGCTGGTGGCCCTGCTCTCCTTGGGCGTGGCCGCCCTGGTCGCGCCCCAGACCCTCTTTGGACCCGCCCCCACCTCCTCAGACCCGCCCCCTCGCTCCCATCCCCACCAGACCAACCCTGCCCGTTCCCGTTTCAACCCCGGATTGGATGGACGTATGTTCTTCCTCGGAGCAGGCTTCATGTTGTTGGAAACCAAGGGCGTGGTCCAACTCGCTTTGGTGTTTGGCTCCACCTGGCTGGTCAATTCGATCGTCTTCGCAGCCGTATTGGTGATGGTCCTGGCCGCCAACCTGCTGGCGATGCGTCTGCGGGGCGACTCCGCCTCAGCCCATGCCGACACCAGCGCCGACCTCAAACGTGGTCCTGCCCTGGGCGGCTGGTATGTCGGCTTGTTCGCTGCCTTGGGTCTCAACCTTATCATCCCCACCAGCGCCTTCCTGTCCTTGGCCGACCCCTGGCGTACCCTGGCGGCCTGCGCGGTGGTCTTCGGCCCGATTCTATTTGCCGGCGTCGTCTTCTCGCTCTGCTTCGCCCGCTCAACCCAGCCGGAGACCGACTTCGGTTCCAACGTCGCGGGCATCGTGCTGGGCGGACTGACTGAAAACGCTTCGCTGCTCATCGGCTTCGACGGCCTGATCGCGCTGGCCGCGCTATTCTACGCCCTCTCTGCCTTCCTCGGCGCGCGGGCTGATCAACGCCGACGCCGTGCCCGCCTCCGCGCCGCGGCAATCCACGATCCCGTTCTCTCATCATCACGACGCCAATGA
- a CDS encoding type III pantothenate kinase → MSGEPPLARVQVDLGNSRIKCRWRLLEPRDAPTSQVLSLPADDITVWTTTWSDPRMPRPVAWQIATVNPTAAQRLESWLRHHCPDAQVRWIRSCVDLPIPHELTRPEATGADRGLQVLAALNYAQGRGPGAVVSCGTALVVERIDARGVWTGGAIGPGLRVAAEALHRLTGQLPPLHDFDKPTSHPDDHALPSSTIPAPWGDSTLPALQAGLLHGTAGAILHLIARHHPDPSPTPWVILTGGDAFRLAPLLRDPTDPLARGLPCEPLVLPDLALDGLEILDHHPSRV, encoded by the coding sequence ATGAGCGGCGAACCGCCGCTGGCACGCGTGCAGGTTGATTTGGGCAACAGTCGGATCAAGTGCCGCTGGCGTCTTCTCGAACCCCGCGACGCCCCAACCTCCCAGGTTTTGAGTCTGCCAGCCGACGACATCACGGTCTGGACCACCACCTGGAGCGATCCCCGAATGCCCCGTCCGGTCGCTTGGCAGATCGCCACGGTCAACCCGACTGCGGCCCAACGTCTGGAGTCCTGGCTGCGTCACCATTGTCCCGACGCCCAAGTGCGATGGATTCGTTCCTGTGTTGATCTGCCGATTCCTCACGAGTTGACTCGACCAGAGGCCACTGGGGCCGATCGCGGCTTGCAGGTCCTCGCGGCCTTGAATTACGCTCAAGGCCGCGGTCCCGGCGCAGTGGTGTCTTGCGGCACGGCCTTGGTGGTCGAACGCATCGACGCCCGAGGCGTCTGGACCGGAGGCGCGATCGGGCCGGGTTTGCGGGTCGCCGCCGAAGCCCTCCATCGACTCACTGGCCAACTCCCGCCGCTCCACGACTTCGACAAACCGACCAGTCATCCCGATGACCACGCCTTGCCCTCTTCAACCATCCCGGCTCCTTGGGGCGACTCGACCCTCCCGGCGCTCCAGGCCGGTCTGCTCCACGGCACCGCGGGCGCGATTCTTCATCTGATCGCCCGTCACCATCCTGATCCCTCCCCAACCCCCTGGGTGATCCTTACCGGCGGCGATGCGTTCCGCTTGGCTCCCTTGCTCCGTGACCCCACCGATCCTCTCGCGCGGGGGTTGCCTTGCGAGCCCCTCGTCCTACCCGATCTGGCTCTCGACGGCCTCGAGATTCTCGACCACCACCCATCGAGGGTCTGA
- the mutL gene encoding DNA mismatch repair endonuclease MutL has protein sequence MGIIRELSPSVINQIAAGEVVERPASVVKELLENAIDAGADRIEIAVERGGKDLIRVVDNGKGIAPDDLPLAFRPHATSKLREADDLQRIATLGFRGEALAAIAEISKVCCESRTAEAETGFRLRIDGGRAGAVEPCSCPVGTIMEVRHLFFNTPVRRTFLKSDATEAGHVAEMVTRLALAHPSVHFTSRSSGKVVFDLPATTCLTDRIAALFGRELADQLIGVEHDVPGVGLRGFVSHPSHSRSSSKFQYLFLNGRYVRDRSLQHALAEAYRGLLMVGRYPVAFLNLEVPLDQVDVNVHPTKIEVRFREAHLIYSALYSAIKQAFLKTDLHAKLQTRVTAFQVGSTSVAPALDWPTRASVSDWFSVPEEAAGSSVAAPAPCSSGSTSEAVDSLRPTRQAWGWSWSGDQAAMASGTAGVLERNGLDAPLASGPNQLQASPAPTSTFGLRSSEPLARRVDLPFAAESEAEGRRSNSDRVPIRSIPTSTSPPVSASGTGHSTDSTRHASSASHPRALQFHDSYLVAETPEGLMVIDQHALHERILFEEFKERLERGGVESQRLLIPETVELTPAEAAALTERLDLLAKLGIELSGFGGSTVLVHALPAQLKHVEADRLVRDLADHLLQRPLPPTPEGLMMDLLNMMACKAAIKAGQKLSPDEIDALLERRHLARDSHHCPHGRPTVLLLTKSDLEKQFGRV, from the coding sequence ATGGGGATCATACGAGAACTGAGTCCCTCGGTGATCAACCAGATCGCGGCCGGCGAAGTCGTCGAACGACCTGCCAGCGTCGTTAAGGAGTTGCTGGAAAACGCCATTGACGCCGGGGCCGACCGGATCGAGATTGCTGTTGAACGCGGTGGCAAGGATCTGATTCGCGTGGTGGACAACGGCAAAGGGATTGCCCCCGACGATCTGCCTCTCGCTTTCCGCCCCCACGCGACCAGCAAGCTCCGCGAGGCCGACGATCTGCAACGGATCGCCACCCTAGGCTTCCGCGGCGAAGCGCTCGCGGCTATTGCCGAGATTTCCAAGGTGTGCTGCGAGAGTCGCACTGCCGAGGCGGAGACCGGCTTCCGCCTGCGAATTGATGGCGGTCGGGCGGGGGCCGTCGAGCCGTGCAGCTGCCCGGTTGGCACGATCATGGAGGTCCGCCACCTCTTCTTCAACACCCCGGTGCGGCGGACCTTCCTCAAGTCCGACGCCACCGAGGCCGGTCATGTCGCCGAAATGGTCACCAGGCTCGCCTTGGCGCATCCCTCGGTCCATTTCACCTCGCGCTCTAGCGGCAAAGTGGTGTTCGACCTGCCAGCAACCACGTGCCTGACCGACCGCATCGCCGCCCTGTTCGGCCGGGAATTGGCCGACCAATTGATTGGAGTCGAACATGATGTCCCTGGGGTTGGACTCCGAGGATTCGTCAGCCATCCCTCGCACAGTCGGAGTTCCAGCAAGTTTCAATATCTCTTTCTCAATGGCCGCTATGTCCGCGACCGATCGCTTCAGCACGCGCTGGCTGAAGCCTATCGCGGGCTGTTGATGGTGGGACGATACCCCGTGGCCTTCCTCAACCTGGAGGTGCCGCTTGATCAGGTGGACGTCAACGTTCATCCCACCAAGATTGAAGTGCGGTTTCGAGAGGCCCATCTGATTTACTCAGCGTTGTATTCGGCCATCAAGCAGGCGTTTCTCAAGACCGACCTCCACGCCAAACTGCAAACCCGCGTGACCGCGTTCCAGGTGGGGTCCACCAGCGTCGCGCCCGCTTTGGACTGGCCCACCCGCGCCTCGGTGTCCGACTGGTTTTCGGTCCCTGAGGAGGCTGCTGGTTCGTCCGTGGCGGCCCCCGCGCCTTGCAGCTCCGGCTCTACCTCCGAGGCGGTTGATTCGCTCCGGCCGACTCGTCAAGCGTGGGGATGGAGTTGGTCTGGCGACCAAGCCGCGATGGCCTCGGGCACCGCTGGCGTGTTGGAACGCAATGGCTTGGACGCGCCCCTCGCGTCTGGTCCCAACCAACTGCAAGCCTCCCCCGCTCCCACGTCAACCTTCGGGCTCCGCTCGTCCGAGCCGTTGGCTCGAAGGGTAGACTTGCCGTTCGCCGCCGAGTCGGAGGCAGAGGGTCGCAGGTCCAACTCGGACAGAGTTCCAATCCGTTCCATCCCGACTTCGACTTCGCCGCCCGTGTCTGCCTCCGGCACTGGACATTCAACCGACTCAACACGTCATGCTTCGTCGGCTAGCCACCCCCGCGCTTTGCAGTTCCACGACAGCTATCTGGTGGCCGAAACTCCCGAAGGGTTGATGGTCATCGATCAGCACGCCCTTCACGAACGAATCCTTTTCGAGGAGTTCAAGGAGCGTCTAGAACGGGGCGGAGTCGAGTCACAACGGCTGTTGATTCCCGAGACGGTCGAATTGACCCCTGCCGAGGCGGCCGCCCTCACCGAGCGACTCGACCTGCTGGCCAAGCTGGGTATCGAACTGAGCGGCTTTGGTGGCTCGACAGTGTTGGTTCATGCCCTGCCCGCTCAACTCAAGCACGTCGAAGCCGATCGCCTCGTGCGTGATCTAGCCGACCATCTCCTGCAACGCCCTCTGCCACCCACTCCCGAGGGCCTCATGATGGATCTGTTGAACATGATGGCGTGCAAAGCGGCGATCAAGGCTGGCCAAAAGCTTTCGCCCGACGAGATCGACGCCCTTTTAGAACGTCGTCACCTCGCGCGCGACTCCCATCATTGCCCCCACGGCCGTCCTACTGTCCTTCTGCTCACTAAGAGCGATTTGGAGAAACAGTTCGGACGAGTGTAA
- the rpmA gene encoding 50S ribosomal protein L27, translated as MAHKKGQGSSRNGRDSQPKYLGIKLYGGQYAKAGSIICRQRGTRWRPGRNVGLGRDYTIFALVEGHVKFDQGGRRINIIPLTELN; from the coding sequence ATGGCGCACAAGAAGGGTCAGGGTTCGAGCCGCAACGGACGGGATTCCCAACCGAAATACCTAGGCATCAAGCTCTACGGCGGCCAGTACGCCAAGGCGGGCAGCATCATTTGCCGCCAACGGGGTACGCGCTGGAGGCCAGGCCGCAACGTCGGCTTGGGCCGCGACTATACGATCTTCGCCTTAGTCGAGGGCCATGTAAAGTTCGACCAGGGTGGACGACGCATCAACATCATCCCTCTCACTGAACTGAATTAA
- a CDS encoding leucine-rich repeat domain-containing protein yields the protein MTDADALKLILRAESLGSTSLDLGRNRLSRIPAEIGRCVKLTRLILRGNRLAELPSELAKLTKLSELDLSSNQLTQLPAVVTRLHGLTVLDLHSNRLTQLPAEFGQLTKLIRLNLQGNQLRRLPAEIGKLTKLMELNLHHNKLEALPPEIGKLTAVVKLYLRQNRLRSLPPEIGKMVALCWLNLYNNELTSLPPEIGKLRQLVKLNLAANRLTTLPPEIGQLTRLGTLDLSHNPLEHLPPQLSQLSGLRQILADGLDPAILPGSLSELVRVGFRNTLD from the coding sequence ATGACCGACGCGGACGCTCTCAAATTGATTCTCCGAGCCGAATCCCTGGGCTCGACCTCACTTGACCTAGGACGCAACCGCCTCAGCCGCATCCCCGCCGAAATCGGTCGATGTGTCAAGTTAACGCGGTTGATTCTGCGCGGCAACCGCCTCGCCGAGTTGCCGAGCGAACTGGCCAAGCTCACCAAGCTCAGTGAACTCGACTTGAGTTCCAATCAGCTGACTCAACTTCCTGCCGTCGTCACCCGACTACACGGACTGACCGTTTTGGATCTTCACTCCAACCGCTTGACTCAACTCCCGGCCGAGTTTGGACAATTGACCAAGTTGATTCGACTCAACCTTCAGGGGAACCAGCTCAGGCGGTTGCCCGCCGAAATTGGTAAATTGACGAAATTGATGGAACTCAACCTTCACCACAACAAACTGGAGGCGCTGCCGCCAGAGATTGGCAAGTTGACCGCGGTAGTCAAACTCTATTTGAGACAGAATCGGTTGAGGTCGTTGCCGCCTGAAATCGGTAAAATGGTTGCGCTTTGTTGGCTGAATTTGTACAACAACGAATTGACGTCATTGCCGCCCGAAATCGGCAAGCTGCGGCAGTTGGTCAAGCTGAACCTCGCTGCCAACCGGTTGACCACGTTACCCCCGGAAATCGGTCAATTGACTCGGTTGGGAACGTTGGACCTTTCCCACAACCCGTTGGAACACCTCCCCCCCCAGTTGTCCCAACTGAGTGGTCTGCGGCAAATCCTGGCCGACGGTCTTGATCCCGCGATCCTGCCCGGATCATTGAGCGAACTGGTTCGCGTGGGGTTCCGAAACACGTTGGATTGA
- a CDS encoding AI-2E family transporter, producing the protein MTTDQMEGFRHTLMALAAGLIVLVASVYLLREFAGLIQQIVTAVFLTYLLNPIRQWLTDKGLPTWLAITVTLSGLGLTILMLAAVLQVGLADLSTKMPQYLGILNDKLQRWSESERLPGAIREGLAAMLADDRPLLERNLGLVRSALETGFKLVSNAVVVVIYLIFLMAESGGLRRRIDEAMTPERASETRRVLSEINQAVSGYLWVKTFVSAIVGVATTLTAHWYQLDDPLVWGMLAFFLNFVPYLGSLVAIVLPTMLALIKFDTTGPAIQIALILFVVHNVVGYVVEPILTGRRLDLSPSLVIISLGFWAWVWGPVGMVLAVPLMSVIKIIMQHMDATKGAATLMSN; encoded by the coding sequence GTGACCACCGACCAAATGGAAGGATTCCGCCACACCCTCATGGCGTTGGCCGCCGGGCTGATCGTGTTGGTCGCAAGCGTTTATCTGTTGCGCGAGTTCGCTGGACTCATCCAACAAATCGTCACAGCGGTCTTCTTGACCTATCTCCTGAACCCGATCCGTCAATGGCTGACCGACAAAGGGTTGCCCACCTGGCTGGCCATCACCGTTACGCTGTCGGGCTTGGGACTGACCATCCTCATGCTGGCGGCCGTGCTTCAGGTCGGTCTGGCCGACCTTTCCACCAAGATGCCTCAATATCTCGGCATCTTGAACGATAAGCTGCAGCGCTGGTCTGAGTCGGAGCGTCTGCCCGGCGCAATCCGCGAGGGGCTGGCGGCGATGCTGGCGGATGATCGTCCGCTCTTGGAACGCAACCTCGGCTTGGTCCGCTCGGCGCTCGAAACCGGTTTCAAGCTGGTTTCCAACGCGGTGGTGGTAGTGATCTACCTGATCTTCCTCATGGCCGAAAGCGGCGGCCTTCGCCGTCGCATCGACGAAGCCATGACCCCCGAACGCGCGTCGGAGACCCGGCGAGTGCTTTCCGAAATCAACCAAGCGGTGAGTGGTTATCTCTGGGTCAAAACCTTCGTTAGCGCGATCGTCGGCGTGGCGACGACCCTGACGGCCCATTGGTACCAGCTGGACGACCCGCTCGTTTGGGGAATGCTGGCCTTCTTCCTCAACTTCGTGCCCTATCTGGGAAGCTTGGTTGCGATTGTCCTGCCCACCATGTTGGCTCTCATCAAGTTCGACACCACCGGCCCCGCTATTCAAATCGCCCTGATTCTGTTCGTGGTCCACAACGTCGTGGGCTATGTCGTCGAACCGATCCTAACTGGACGCCGTCTCGACCTGAGCCCCTCGCTGGTCATCATCTCCCTGGGGTTTTGGGCCTGGGTCTGGGGTCCGGTGGGCATGGTTCTGGCCGTCCCCCTGATGTCGGTCATCAAAATCATCATGCAGCACATGGACGCCACCAAAGGCGCAGCGACACTCATGTCAAATTGA
- a CDS encoding glycosyltransferase, with product MTAPAPPDPSRPLKVLQVIPTLDRSGAEKQMTLLALGLPRDRFAVEVAVLTRSGPLEADLKAGGIPVHHFHKRHKFDPLALARLTRLLQRARYDIVQTWLFAANCYGRVAAHLAKTPVVIATEMAADHWKTPRELAIDRRLAAWTHAIVGNSQAVVDFYRDQGIDPSKLVRIDSGIGPLEPPPIDPAAIRASFGWEPSAFVAVFVGRLAPQKAVGDLVKAADLLQHGHPRLKTLIVGDGPDRDALLRQAAAFQLLGQPFNPDSNPQAAPPQPGVLRFTGHRDDAIALIAASDVLVLPSLYEGLPNVVLEAMALGKPVIVTRVPGNAELVEHLRTGLVVPPRDVTELARALRTLMADPDLAARLGRAGREHVRRAYRLDAMLDQFAHLYLRLLNLI from the coding sequence GTGACCGCCCCGGCCCCGCCCGATCCGTCCCGACCCCTTAAGGTTCTTCAGGTCATCCCTACCCTGGACCGCTCCGGCGCGGAGAAACAAATGACCCTGCTGGCCCTGGGGTTACCCCGCGACCGCTTCGCCGTCGAAGTCGCGGTGTTGACCCGCTCGGGACCTCTGGAGGCCGACCTCAAGGCCGGCGGAATCCCGGTCCACCACTTCCACAAACGTCATAAATTCGACCCGCTCGCCCTGGCCCGCCTCACTAGACTTCTTCAACGCGCACGCTACGACATCGTGCAAACCTGGTTGTTCGCGGCGAACTGTTACGGACGGGTCGCCGCCCATCTGGCCAAAACCCCAGTCGTCATCGCCACCGAAATGGCGGCCGATCACTGGAAAACGCCACGCGAACTGGCCATCGACCGCCGCCTAGCCGCCTGGACCCACGCCATCGTGGGCAACTCCCAGGCGGTGGTCGATTTCTACCGCGACCAAGGCATCGACCCTTCCAAACTTGTGCGGATTGACTCCGGCATTGGTCCTTTGGAACCTCCGCCGATCGACCCGGCCGCGATCCGCGCTAGCTTTGGCTGGGAGCCCTCTGCATTCGTCGCGGTGTTTGTCGGTCGCCTCGCCCCCCAAAAGGCGGTCGGTGACCTCGTCAAAGCGGCCGACCTGCTCCAGCACGGCCACCCCCGCCTCAAAACCTTGATCGTGGGCGATGGTCCCGACCGCGACGCCCTGCTTCGCCAGGCCGCCGCCTTCCAGCTCTTAGGCCAACCATTCAACCCCGACTCCAACCCCCAAGCGGCCCCGCCACAACCCGGCGTGCTGAGATTCACCGGCCACCGTGACGATGCCATCGCCCTGATCGCCGCCTCGGATGTGCTGGTCCTGCCCTCGTTGTATGAAGGATTGCCCAACGTCGTGCTGGAGGCCATGGCGCTGGGTAAACCAGTGATCGTCACCCGCGTCCCCGGCAACGCCGAACTCGTGGAGCATCTCCGCACCGGCTTGGTCGTCCCTCCACGCGACGTGACTGAACTCGCCCGCGCCCTGCGAACCCTCATGGCCGATCCCGACCTCGCCGCCCGCCTCGGCCGCGCTGGACGCGAACACGTCCGCCGCGCCTATCGTCTCGACGCCATGCTTGACCAGTTCGCCCACCTCTACCTTCGCTTGCTCAACCTCATCTGA
- the obgE gene encoding GTPase ObgE — protein MFSDRAILYVKGGDGGQGVVSFRKEKYVPRGGPDGGDGGHGGHVIIEAVEGLTNLAHLTHQRHWKAQRGGHGSGKTKHGASAPPLIIPVPPGTIVKDRDRNLVLRDLKRVGDWVVVARGGRGGRGNHYFKSATNRAPRIRELGKPGEERWLILELQVIADVGLLGLPNAGKSTLLSRVSRARPEIADYPFTTKYPNLGLVRLDHERAFVMADIPGLIEGAHAGHGLGHEFLRHVERTKLLVHLVEAAPLDGTDPVANYHLIRDEVARYSARLAERPELVVLTKLDAAPSDVLERFRAALGPDREVFGVSSVTGQGLPPLLNRIVERLNEVAADQDEPTAETEAALPVRFDPARIADLPPYDGPSQPPLNTMEPASLDQEEPIVPESPASPHADLATEPTAAGDPAR, from the coding sequence ATGTTCAGCGATCGGGCGATCCTGTATGTCAAGGGAGGAGACGGTGGCCAGGGGGTCGTCAGCTTCCGCAAGGAAAAGTATGTGCCGCGGGGCGGACCTGACGGCGGCGACGGCGGCCACGGTGGCCATGTCATCATCGAGGCCGTCGAGGGACTCACCAACCTCGCCCACCTGACCCACCAACGCCACTGGAAGGCCCAACGCGGCGGACACGGTTCCGGCAAAACCAAACACGGGGCCTCAGCCCCTCCCCTCATTATCCCGGTGCCTCCCGGCACCATCGTCAAGGACCGTGATCGTAACCTGGTCCTCCGCGACCTCAAACGGGTTGGCGATTGGGTTGTCGTGGCGCGGGGAGGACGAGGAGGACGAGGCAACCACTATTTCAAATCCGCCACCAACCGCGCCCCCCGCATCCGCGAACTCGGCAAGCCCGGCGAGGAACGCTGGCTGATTCTGGAGCTCCAGGTCATTGCCGACGTGGGCCTCCTTGGCCTACCCAACGCCGGCAAATCAACCCTGCTGTCACGCGTCTCCCGCGCTCGCCCCGAGATTGCCGATTATCCCTTCACCACCAAATATCCTAATCTCGGCTTAGTTCGACTCGATCATGAACGGGCCTTCGTCATGGCTGACATCCCTGGCCTGATTGAAGGCGCTCACGCGGGTCATGGATTGGGCCACGAATTCCTGCGCCATGTGGAACGAACCAAGCTGCTGGTCCATCTTGTCGAAGCCGCCCCTTTGGACGGCACCGACCCGGTGGCCAACTATCATTTGATCCGCGACGAAGTCGCGCGGTACTCCGCGCGTTTGGCCGAGCGTCCCGAACTCGTTGTCTTGACCAAGCTGGACGCCGCCCCTAGCGATGTCTTGGAACGGTTCCGCGCTGCGTTGGGGCCCGACCGCGAGGTGTTTGGCGTCTCCTCGGTCACTGGTCAGGGACTGCCCCCCTTGCTCAACCGGATTGTCGAACGTCTGAACGAAGTCGCCGCCGACCAGGACGAACCGACCGCCGAGACGGAAGCCGCCCTCCCGGTCCGCTTCGATCCTGCCCGGATCGCCGACCTGCCCCCTTACGACGGGCCATCCCAACCACCATTGAACACAATGGAACCCGCCTCCTTGGATCAAGAAGAACCAATCGTGCCCGAGTCGCCTGCGTCCCCTCACGCTGACCTTGCCACCGAACCGACCGCAGCAGGAGACCCCGCGCGATGA